A single Oryctolagus cuniculus chromosome 18, mOryCun1.1, whole genome shotgun sequence DNA region contains:
- the LOC127488250 gene encoding beta-1,4-galactosyltransferase 3 isoform X1, protein MKSRVKPRRGLLPLFLGVQLLLVGAFLYQVQRCRSIGSLLRLLTQARPQAGGQLPSMAPYSSPGVPHHDVYANLSQIRPLDVSQDELPNCPEVSPYVSGPVKVTIPENLTLEVLVRRNPLVEPGGRYWPPDCWPRHHTAVVVPYRGQARQLQHLLFHLHPFLQRQQLHYAIYLVDPVNSTAFSRGWLRNVGFWEALQDGDWDCVFLHAVNLLPEDDRNLYTCDLFPAHVSVAIDKFNYRLPYRGYLGGVFALRPIHFLRINGFPNSHWGLDDEDSDIAARVKLSGLLLSRPHLLFGRYHMLEGQDAGPGHGVQRPGVLARIRQRWQQDGMSSLGYRLLAKERQPLYTRLTVDVGIRAPGAPVPG, encoded by the exons GGTGAAGCCACGGAGGGGGCTCCTGCCGCTGTTCCTGGGGGTCCAGCTGCTGCTCGTGGGGGCGTTCCTCTACCAGGTCCAGCGCTGCCGCAGCATCGGCTCCCTCCTGCGCCTCCTGACTCAGGCCAGGCCCCAGGCCGGGGGACAGCTGCCCTCCATGGCCCCATACTCCTCGCCCGGAGTCCCCCACCATGACGTCTACGCCAACCTCAGCCAGATCCGCCCCCTGGACGTCAGCCAGGACGAGCTGCCCAACTGCCCTGAGGTCTCACCCTACGTCA GCGGCCCTGTAAAGGTGACGATCCCGGAGAACCTGACACTGGAGGTGCTGGTGAGGAGGAACCCGCTGGTGGAGCCGGGCGGGCGGTACTGGCCACCCGACTGCTGGCCCCGGCACCACACGGCGGTGGTGGTGCCCTACCGCGGGCAGGCCCGGCAGCTGCAGCACCTGCTCTTCCACCTGCACCCgttcctgcagcgccagcagctGCACTACGCCATCTACCTGGTGGATCCG GTAAACAGCACCGCCTTCAGCCGAGGCTGGCTGCGCAACGTGGGCTTCTGGGAGGCCCTGCAGGACGGGGACTGGGACTGTGTCTTCCTGCACGCCGTGAACCTGCTGCCGGAGGACGACCGCAACCTCTACACCTGTGACCTCTTCCCCGCCCACGTGTCCGTGGCCATCGACAAGTTCAACTACAG GCTTCCCTACCGGGGCTACCTCGGAGGGGTGTTCGCCCTGCGCCCCATTCACTTCCTGAGGATAAACGGCTTCCCCAACTCACACTGGGGCTTGGATGACGAGGACAGCGACATTGCTGCCAG GGTGAAGCTCAGCGGGCTGCTCCTCTCCCGGCCCCACCTGCTCTTTGGCCGCTACCACATGCTGGAGGGGCAGGATGCTGGCCCTGGGCACGGCGTCCAGAG GCCCGGTGTCCTGGCCCGCATTCGCCAGAGGTGGCAGCAGGATGGCATGAGCTCACTGGGCTACAGGCTGCTCGCCAAAGAGCGGCAGCCGCTCTACACGCGGCTTACCGTGGATGTCGGCATCCGGGCCCCGGGAGCGCCAGTGCCGGGCTGA
- the LOC127488250 gene encoding beta-1,4-galactosyltransferase 3 isoform X2, translating into MAGGTVCGEQLRPVPGAVQDGGRDEEQVQRCRSIGSLLRLLTQARPQAGGQLPSMAPYSSPGVPHHDVYANLSQIRPLDVSQDELPNCPEVSPYVSGPVKVTIPENLTLEVLVRRNPLVEPGGRYWPPDCWPRHHTAVVVPYRGQARQLQHLLFHLHPFLQRQQLHYAIYLVDPVNSTAFSRGWLRNVGFWEALQDGDWDCVFLHAVNLLPEDDRNLYTCDLFPAHVSVAIDKFNYRLPYRGYLGGVFALRPIHFLRINGFPNSHWGLDDEDSDIAARVKLSGLLLSRPHLLFGRYHMLEGQDAGPGHGVQRPGVLARIRQRWQQDGMSSLGYRLLAKERQPLYTRLTVDVGIRAPGAPVPG; encoded by the exons GTCCAGCGCTGCCGCAGCATCGGCTCCCTCCTGCGCCTCCTGACTCAGGCCAGGCCCCAGGCCGGGGGACAGCTGCCCTCCATGGCCCCATACTCCTCGCCCGGAGTCCCCCACCATGACGTCTACGCCAACCTCAGCCAGATCCGCCCCCTGGACGTCAGCCAGGACGAGCTGCCCAACTGCCCTGAGGTCTCACCCTACGTCA GCGGCCCTGTAAAGGTGACGATCCCGGAGAACCTGACACTGGAGGTGCTGGTGAGGAGGAACCCGCTGGTGGAGCCGGGCGGGCGGTACTGGCCACCCGACTGCTGGCCCCGGCACCACACGGCGGTGGTGGTGCCCTACCGCGGGCAGGCCCGGCAGCTGCAGCACCTGCTCTTCCACCTGCACCCgttcctgcagcgccagcagctGCACTACGCCATCTACCTGGTGGATCCG GTAAACAGCACCGCCTTCAGCCGAGGCTGGCTGCGCAACGTGGGCTTCTGGGAGGCCCTGCAGGACGGGGACTGGGACTGTGTCTTCCTGCACGCCGTGAACCTGCTGCCGGAGGACGACCGCAACCTCTACACCTGTGACCTCTTCCCCGCCCACGTGTCCGTGGCCATCGACAAGTTCAACTACAG GCTTCCCTACCGGGGCTACCTCGGAGGGGTGTTCGCCCTGCGCCCCATTCACTTCCTGAGGATAAACGGCTTCCCCAACTCACACTGGGGCTTGGATGACGAGGACAGCGACATTGCTGCCAG GGTGAAGCTCAGCGGGCTGCTCCTCTCCCGGCCCCACCTGCTCTTTGGCCGCTACCACATGCTGGAGGGGCAGGATGCTGGCCCTGGGCACGGCGTCCAGAG GCCCGGTGTCCTGGCCCGCATTCGCCAGAGGTGGCAGCAGGATGGCATGAGCTCACTGGGCTACAGGCTGCTCGCCAAAGAGCGGCAGCCGCTCTACACGCGGCTTACCGTGGATGTCGGCATCCGGGCCCCGGGAGCGCCAGTGCCGGGCTGA